The Flavobacterium johnsoniae genomic sequence GAAAATTTACTGATGGTTTTATGCAAGACAACGGAAATCCGATTATGAACAAAGCACAATTTTCCAAACCTTTCTCTTTTGGTAATATAAGATCTTATTAATCGATTCAAAATGCCTAATGTTTTCGGGCTTTCGAAAAAACGGAATGGATTATTTTTCTTAATTTTACAAAAAAGACACATATTATGCTATCAAAAAATATTGAATCGGCTTTAAATAAGCAAATTAGAATAGAAGCAGAATCTTCGCAAACTTACCTTTCTATGGCTTGTTGGGCAGAAGTACACGGATTAGAGGGAATCGCTCAATTTATGTATACGCAGTCAGATGAAGAGCGTGCACACATGCTTAAATTGGTAAAATTTGTAAACGAACGTGGAGGTCACGCTCAAATTACAGATTTAAAAGCGCCTAGAATAAGTTATTCTACTTTTAAAGAAATGTTTGAAGAGCTTTACAATCATGAACTTTTTGTTTCTAAATCTATTAACGAATTGGTACACATTACTTTTGAAGAAAAAGATTATGCAACACATAATTTCTTACAATGGTATGTTTCTGAGCAAATCGAAGAAGAAGCTACGGCTAAATCTATTTTGGATAAAATCAACTTGATTGGTGAAGATAAAGGCGGACTTTACTTGTTTGACCGTGATATTCAGCAATTAACGGTGACTAGTTCTATCGCTATTAATCCAAAATAAAAAAAGTTAAAGTTTATTTAGAATATTTAAAAATTACTTTTTTCCTTTATATTTGTCTCTGTTTTTATAATACAGAGGAAAATTGGGCAAGAAAGAAAAAGACAAGGAGAAGAAAAAGGATAAAAAGAAAAAGAAAAATTCTGAAATCCTTGATAAGATCAAGAAGATTGAAAACTGTAAATCTTCTTGCTGTGAGAAATACAAAAAAAGCGAAAAGAAGCGTTGCTCACGTTGTCCTATGTTTGATTTATTCAAAAAAACTGCTTAACAAAATATAGAAAAACCCATCAGATTTCTCTGGTGGGTTTTTTAGTTTTAAATTGCAGTCTACTTCTGATTTTAAATTTTATTATGAAAAACGAAAATATAATACCAAAATCAAGTCTTGATTTTTTGATTCAACTAAAAGAAAACAACAATAAACCATGGTTCGAAGCCAACAAACCGCAATATTTAATAGAATTAAATCATATTGAGAATTTTGCCGGAGCTTTACTGAAAGAACTTTCCAAAACAGATGTTTTAGAAAATACTTCAGGCAAAAAAAGCGTTTACAGAATTTATCGTGATATTCGTTTTTCTAAAGACAAAACTCCTTTTAAACATTTTTGGGGCGGAAGTTATACTCGCGCAACTGCAGCAAGACGCGGCGGTTATTATTTTCATTTGGAAAAAGGAAACACTTTTTTCGCCGGAGGTTTTTGGGGGCCAAATGCAGCCGATTTAAAACGTATAAGAACAGAATTTGCTCAAGATCCTGAAACTTTCCAGAAAATCTTAAACTCAAAATCTTTCGTCAAAAATTTCGGAACCCTACAAGGCGAACAACTAAAAACAAAACCGAAAGATTTCGACGCAAATCATCCAGCGATTGATTTACTTCGTTACAAACAATTCTTGGTTATAAAACGCTTTACAGACGAAGAAGTTTTAAGTCCACAGTTTCTTGATCTCGCTTTGGATGCATTTGTAAACATGCGACCTTTTTTTGATTATATGAGCGAGGTCTTGACAACTGACAGTAATGGAGTTTCTATTTTATAAAACTCATTTTCTTAAAATATAAAAACCCGACAGTTTTTATCCCGAGGCTTCGGGACTGTCGGGCTACTTACGAGATATTCTTAACGGAATATTTAATATTATTTACTTAGAAGTAAAATTTCATTTACCACAACTTCAGTTACATAACGTTTTTCTCCATTTTTGTCATCATAACTTCTGTGAGTTAACTTTCCATCAATGGCAACTTCTTTTCCTTTTACCACAAACTTTTCAATTATTTCGGCGGTTTTCCCCCATGCAGTTATGCGATGCCATTCTGTTTTT encodes the following:
- a CDS encoding ferritin, which encodes MLSKNIESALNKQIRIEAESSQTYLSMACWAEVHGLEGIAQFMYTQSDEERAHMLKLVKFVNERGGHAQITDLKAPRISYSTFKEMFEELYNHELFVSKSINELVHITFEEKDYATHNFLQWYVSEQIEEEATAKSILDKINLIGEDKGGLYLFDRDIQQLTVTSSIAINPK
- a CDS encoding single-stranded DNA-binding protein, producing MKNRVQLIGNVGNNPEIKTLESGKKLAHLTIATNEHYKNDKGERVEKTEWHRITAWGKTAEIIEKFVVKGKEVAIDGKLTHRSYDDKNGEKRYVTEVVVNEILLLSK
- a CDS encoding DUF2461 domain-containing protein, which translates into the protein MKNENIIPKSSLDFLIQLKENNNKPWFEANKPQYLIELNHIENFAGALLKELSKTDVLENTSGKKSVYRIYRDIRFSKDKTPFKHFWGGSYTRATAARRGGYYFHLEKGNTFFAGGFWGPNAADLKRIRTEFAQDPETFQKILNSKSFVKNFGTLQGEQLKTKPKDFDANHPAIDLLRYKQFLVIKRFTDEEVLSPQFLDLALDAFVNMRPFFDYMSEVLTTDSNGVSIL